Proteins from one Pongo abelii isolate AG06213 chromosome 19, NHGRI_mPonAbe1-v2.0_pri, whole genome shotgun sequence genomic window:
- the LOC129051003 gene encoding speedy protein E4-like yields the protein MASGQAHPPFEEESPQPSTSVRSPEVVVDDEVPGAPAPWVDPSPQPQSLGLKRKMEWSDESEEELEEELELERAPEPEDTWVAETLCGLKMKLKRKGASSVLPEHHEAFNRLLGDPVVQKFLAWDKDLRVSDKYLLAMVIAYFSRAGLFSWQYQRIHFFLALYLASDMEEDNQAPKQDIFSFLYGKNYSQRPLFHKLRYQLLCSMRWRTWVSPEEMEEIQAYDPEHWVWARERTLIS from the exons ATGGCCAGTGGTCAAGCGCATCCCCCGTTTGAGGAGGAGAGCCCCCAGCCTAGCACATCAGTGCGGTCCCCCGAGGTGGTGGTGGATGATGAAGTGCCAGGAGCACCAG CCCCTTGGGTAgatcccagcccccagcctcaaTCCCTTGGCCtgaaaaggaagatggaatggtcAGACGAATCcgaggaggagctggaggaggagctggagtTGGAGCGCGCCCCTGAGCCCGAGGACACCTGGGTGGCGGAGACGCTGTGTGGACTCAAGATGAAGCTGAAGCGAAAGGGAGCATCCTCCGTGCTCCCTGAGCACCATGAGGCCTTCAACAGGCTGCTTG GGGATCCTGTCGTTCAAAAATTCCTGGCCTGGGACAAAGACCTGAGGGTGTCAGACAAG TATCTCCTGGCTATGGTCATAGCGTATTTTAGCCGTGCCGGCCTCTTCTCCTGGCAATACCAACGCATCCATTTCTTCCTGGCTCT CTACCTGGCCAGTGACATGGAGGAGGACAACCAGGCCCCCAAACAAGACATCTTCTCCTTCCTCTACGGGAAGAACTACTCCCAGCGACCCTTGTTCCATAAGCTTCGATACCAGCTCCTCTGTTCCATGCGCTGGAGGACGTGGGTTTCCCccgaggagatggaggag ATCCAGGCTTATGACCCAGAGCACTGGGTGTGGGCCCGAGAACGCACCCTCATTTCCTAG
- the LOC129051005 gene encoding speedy protein E4 isoform X2, which produces MASGQAHPPFEEERPQPSTSVRSPEVVVDDEVPGAPAPWVDPSPQPQSLGLKRKMEWSDESEEELEEELELERAPEPEDTWVAETLCGLKMKLKRKRASSVLPEHHEAFNRLLGDPVVQKFLAWDKDLRVSDKYLLAMVIAYFSRAGLFSWQYQRIHFFLALYLASDMEEDNQAPKQDIFSFLYGKNYSQRPLFHKLRYQLLCSMRWRTWVSPEEMEEIQAYDPEHWVWARERTLIS; this is translated from the exons ATGGCCAGTGGTCAAGCGCATCCCCCGTTTGAGGAGGAGAGACCCCAGCCTAGCACATCAGTGCGGTCCCCCGAGGTGGTGGTGGATGATGAAGTGCCAGGAGCACCAG CCCCTTGGGTAgatcccagcccccagcctcaaTCCCTTGGCCtgaaaaggaagatggaatggtcAGACGAATCcgaggaggagctggaggaggagctggagtTGGAGCGCGCCCCTGAGCCCGAGGACACCTGGGTGGCGGAGACGCTGTGTGGACTCAAGATGAAGCTGAAGCGAAAGCGAGCATCCTCCGTGCTCCCTGAGCACCACGAGGCCTTCAACAGGCTGCTTG GGGATCCTGTCGTTCAAAAATTCCTGGCCTGGGACAAAGACCTGAGGGTGTCAGACAAG TATCTCCTGGCTATGGTCATAGCGTATTTTAGCCGTGCCGGCCTCTTCTCATGGCAATACCAACGCATCCATTTCTTCCTGGCTCT CTACCTGGCCAGTGACATGGAGGAGGACAACCAGGCCCCCAAACAAGACATCTTCTCCTTCCTCTACGGGAAGAACTACTCCCAGCGACCCTTGTTCCATAAGCTTCGATACCAGCTCCTCTGTTCCATGCGCTGGAGGACGTGGGTTTCCCccgaggagatggaggag ATCCAGGCTTATGACCCAGAGCACTGGGTGTGGGCCCGAGAACGCACCCTCATTTCCTAG